The proteins below are encoded in one region of Caulobacter henricii:
- a CDS encoding tetratricopeptide repeat protein: MRTDYLGNPVSVTSDAALAAVDDFIAGFLAYETRAANILAAADGAPAEPLLNAYAAVLWLLLEAPDAAARAAPYLERARASLDGANERERKVVAFVSAWSADDIPGALSVANAILEAWPRDLLMLKLRQYHDFNRGDFPAMLRAASRCLTAAGDIPQLHGMLAFAYEQCHLLEEAEAAARHALSLQRKEPWAQHALAHVMLTQGRIDEGVAFLEGVRDTWTDLNSFMDTHLWWHLALFYLSQGRFQAALAAYDEHCWTQSRDYSQDQIGAVSLLARLELAGVDVGARWNDLAGYLANRAGDVVQPFLSLQYLLGLARAGRPEADQLLAAIRRAALEAPDFVRPTWRDVALPAAEGLVAHLRGDYPTALLGLRSALPRMAEVGGSHAQRDLFDQIVLDALIRSDRLSEAQQMLELRRSLDPDGLPINQALADLYERLDLPVQAAVARERVARRREGHASRGSRP, translated from the coding sequence ATGCGCACAGACTATCTCGGCAATCCTGTCTCCGTCACCAGCGACGCTGCCCTGGCTGCCGTGGATGATTTCATCGCCGGCTTCCTGGCCTATGAGACCCGCGCCGCCAACATCCTGGCGGCCGCCGACGGTGCGCCAGCCGAGCCTCTGCTCAACGCCTATGCGGCCGTCCTGTGGCTGCTGCTGGAGGCGCCGGACGCTGCGGCACGCGCGGCACCCTATCTGGAACGCGCCCGGGCAAGCCTCGACGGCGCTAATGAACGGGAGCGCAAGGTCGTGGCCTTCGTCTCGGCATGGTCCGCCGACGACATCCCCGGTGCGCTGTCGGTCGCCAACGCCATCCTTGAGGCCTGGCCGCGCGATCTGCTGATGCTCAAGCTGCGGCAGTACCACGACTTCAATCGCGGCGACTTTCCCGCCATGCTGCGCGCAGCCAGTCGCTGCCTGACCGCCGCCGGCGACATTCCCCAGCTGCACGGCATGCTGGCCTTCGCCTACGAGCAGTGCCACCTGCTGGAAGAGGCCGAGGCCGCCGCCCGCCATGCCCTGTCCCTGCAGCGCAAGGAGCCCTGGGCGCAGCACGCCCTGGCCCATGTGATGCTGACCCAGGGCCGTATCGACGAAGGTGTCGCCTTCCTGGAGGGCGTGCGCGACACCTGGACGGACCTGAACTCGTTCATGGATACCCACCTGTGGTGGCACCTGGCGCTGTTCTATCTGAGCCAGGGCCGGTTCCAAGCGGCGCTGGCGGCCTATGACGAGCACTGCTGGACCCAGTCCAGGGACTATTCGCAGGATCAGATCGGGGCGGTCTCCCTGCTGGCCCGGCTGGAGCTGGCCGGCGTCGATGTCGGAGCTCGCTGGAACGATCTGGCAGGCTATCTGGCCAACCGCGCCGGTGACGTCGTTCAGCCTTTCCTGTCGCTGCAATATCTGCTGGGCCTGGCCCGCGCCGGAAGACCCGAGGCGGACCAGCTTCTGGCGGCAATCCGGCGGGCGGCCCTGGAGGCACCCGACTTCGTACGTCCCACCTGGCGTGACGTCGCCCTGCCCGCCGCCGAAGGCCTGGTCGCCCATTTGCGAGGCGACTATCCGACCGCTCTACTCGGCTTGCGCTCGGCCCTGCCGCGTATGGCCGAGGTGGGGGGCAGCCATGCCCAGCGCGATCTTTTCGACCAGATCGTGCTGGACGCCCTGATCCGCTCCGACCGCCTGTCCGAAGCCCAGCAAATGCTGGAGCTGCGCCGCAGCCTTGATCCCGACGGCCTGCCCATCAACCAGGCGCTTGCGGACCTGTACGAGCGCCTGGACCTGCCGGTTCAGGCCGCCGTAGCCCGCGAGCGCGTGGCGCGCCGACGTGAGGGCCACGCGTCTCGCGGCTCGCGGCCCTAG
- a CDS encoding superoxide dismutase family protein has product MRSLLAATLSGLMLAGLGAASAQAADAQTATAVVKSGSGQDLGTASLTEGPHGVLVRLELRGLTPGWHGVHFHEKGDCSTSDFKSAGAHVHTSASVVHGLLNPASNDRGDLPNVYAGLDGLAMAELFTPFVSISGSGGRPALLDADGSAIVVHAAPDDHKSQPIGGAGARSACGVVK; this is encoded by the coding sequence ATGCGCTCCCTCCTTGCCGCGACCCTCTCCGGCCTGATGCTTGCCGGCCTCGGTGCCGCGTCCGCTCAAGCGGCCGATGCCCAGACCGCTACCGCCGTGGTGAAATCCGGCAGCGGCCAGGACCTTGGAACGGCCAGCCTGACGGAGGGACCGCACGGCGTGCTGGTCCGGCTGGAACTCAGAGGCCTTACGCCGGGCTGGCACGGCGTGCATTTCCACGAGAAGGGTGACTGCAGCACTTCGGACTTCAAATCGGCTGGCGCTCACGTCCATACGTCCGCCAGCGTGGTGCACGGACTGCTCAACCCCGCCAGCAATGACAGGGGAGACCTGCCAAACGTCTATGCCGGCCTCGACGGCCTCGCCATGGCCGAGCTCTTCACGCCGTTCGTCTCGATCAGCGGTTCAGGTGGCCGTCCGGCCCTGCTCGACGCGGACGGCTCGGCCATTGTCGTCCATGCCGCACCGGACGACCACAAAAGCCAGCCCATTGGTGGAGCCGGCGCGCGTTCCGCCTGCGGCGTTGTGAAATAG
- the bioD gene encoding dethiobiotin synthase — MKSVFVAGTGTDIGKTHVACALIRALRLRGLSVDAFKPVVSGFDSDDPDVSDPGRLAQALGEPDALPRISPRRYRAPLAPNLAAALEGDVLRLDDLVGDCRDRLARADRDLLLIEGAGGVMSPLTDTATNLDLMVALNLPVLLVAGSYLGTVSHILTALEVIRARGLSVTALVMSESLSAPDLVQTCQMLRGFEARVPLILVPRDATWSATELADLIFPQATKDEAARVH, encoded by the coding sequence ATGAAGTCCGTTTTCGTCGCCGGCACAGGCACCGATATCGGCAAGACCCATGTCGCCTGCGCCCTGATCCGCGCCCTCCGCCTGCGGGGCCTGAGCGTCGACGCGTTCAAGCCGGTGGTCAGCGGCTTTGATTCAGACGATCCGGATGTCAGCGATCCCGGCCGCCTCGCCCAGGCGCTGGGCGAGCCGGACGCCCTGCCCCGCATCTCGCCCCGTCGCTATCGCGCCCCACTGGCCCCCAACCTGGCCGCAGCGCTGGAGGGCGATGTCCTGCGCCTTGATGATCTGGTTGGCGACTGCCGGGACCGACTGGCGCGAGCCGACCGCGATCTGCTGCTGATCGAGGGTGCTGGCGGAGTGATGTCGCCCCTGACCGACACGGCCACCAATCTCGACCTAATGGTCGCGCTGAACCTGCCGGTCCTGCTGGTCGCGGGGTCCTATCTGGGCACGGTCAGTCACATATTGACGGCGCTGGAGGTGATCCGGGCCCGAGGCCTGAGCGTGACCGCCCTCGTCATGAGCGAAAGCCTCTCTGCGCCCGACCTCGTCCAGACCTGCCAGATGCTGCGGGGCTTCGAGGCCCGCGTGCCGCTGATCCTTGTCCCGCGCGACGCGACCTGGAGCGCAACCGAGCTCGCCGACCTGATCTTCCCTCAGGCGACCAAAGACGAGGCCGCCAGGGTCCACTAG
- a CDS encoding adenosylmethionine--8-amino-7-oxononanoate transaminase, whose product MSATTPDWMTTGAAHVWRPYCQMQTARPPQPVVATHGSRLVLADGRELVDGLASWWTACHGYNHPHIAAALHDQIERMPHVMFGGLAHEPAYSLARRLADLLPGDLNHAFFAESGSVAVEIAMKMALQFHINRGVTGRTRFLSFRGGYHGDTLATMTVCDPEEGMHSLFTGVMPAQVIADLPRDAAGEAALDALLAQQGSEIAAILVEPLVQGAGGMLLHGPDTLRALRRLADAHGVLLIFDEIFTGFGRTGSLFAMQAAGIEPDIVTLSKALTGGSLPLSAAVASRRVFGAFLSEDPEAALMHGPTYMANPLACAAANASLDLFEDGTWRSDVARISAALATGLEPCRSAPGVVDVRVLGAIGVVEFASPVPVGDLCARFVDEGVWIRPMGKVIYLTPAFSIPDPDLALLTRAVRRIAGVETAAVD is encoded by the coding sequence ATGTCGGCGACGACTCCGGACTGGATGACGACGGGCGCAGCCCATGTCTGGCGGCCCTATTGCCAGATGCAGACGGCCCGGCCGCCCCAGCCGGTGGTCGCCACGCATGGTTCGCGGCTGGTGCTGGCCGATGGGCGGGAACTGGTCGACGGCCTGGCCTCATGGTGGACGGCCTGCCACGGCTACAACCATCCTCACATCGCCGCCGCCCTGCACGACCAGATCGAGCGCATGCCACATGTCATGTTCGGAGGGCTGGCCCACGAGCCGGCCTATAGTCTGGCCCGTCGCCTGGCGGACCTGCTGCCCGGTGATCTGAACCATGCCTTTTTCGCCGAGTCGGGCTCGGTGGCGGTCGAGATCGCCATGAAGATGGCCCTGCAGTTCCACATCAATCGCGGCGTGACGGGGCGAACCCGCTTCCTGTCGTTTCGGGGCGGCTATCATGGTGATACCCTCGCCACCATGACGGTCTGCGACCCGGAAGAGGGGATGCACAGCCTGTTCACGGGCGTCATGCCGGCCCAGGTGATCGCCGACCTGCCGCGTGATGCCGCCGGTGAAGCGGCCCTGGATGCCCTGTTGGCCCAGCAGGGCTCAGAGATTGCCGCCATCCTGGTCGAGCCCCTGGTCCAGGGCGCGGGCGGCATGCTGTTGCATGGTCCCGACACCCTCAGGGCTCTGCGCCGTCTGGCCGATGCGCATGGGGTCTTGCTGATCTTCGACGAGATCTTCACGGGCTTTGGCCGCACGGGCTCTCTGTTCGCCATGCAGGCCGCCGGGATCGAGCCCGACATCGTCACCCTGTCCAAGGCCCTGACCGGCGGCAGCTTGCCTCTGTCGGCCGCCGTGGCCTCGAGGCGGGTGTTCGGAGCCTTCCTTTCGGAGGATCCGGAAGCGGCCCTGATGCATGGGCCGACCTATATGGCCAATCCGCTGGCCTGCGCGGCCGCGAACGCGTCGCTCGACCTGTTCGAGGACGGCACCTGGCGTAGCGACGTGGCGCGGATCTCGGCCGCCCTGGCCACGGGGCTTGAGCCCTGCCGGTCTGCCCCGGGCGTGGTCGATGTCCGGGTGCTGGGCGCGATCGGCGTGGTCGAGTTTGCTTCCCCCGTTCCTGTCGGCGACCTCTGCGCGCGTTTCGTTGACGAGGGTGTCTGGATCCGGCCGATGGGCAAGGTGATCTATCTGACCCCGGCCTTCTCGATCCCGGACCCGGACCTTGCCCTGCTGACCCGGGCCGTGCGGCGAATTGCCGGTGTCGAGACTGCTGCCGTCGATTGA
- the bioF gene encoding 8-amino-7-oxononanoate synthase produces the protein MQSLDAFAGDKLTALETRSLRRRLQPTRRLEGAFVERGGRRLISFSCNDYLNLSQHPAVRAAAAEAALNYGAGASASRLVTGDHPLLGDLEKRLSRLKGTEAACVFGSGYLANTGVIPALMGPGDLILVDALAHACIWAGAKLSGARTVAFLHNDLADLERLLKSERTTAGHVLVATDGVFSMDGDLAPLGQISALCAQYDAWLLADDAHGVGVLAEGRGTAALFPDAEVPLQMGTLSKALGSYGGYLCGSRAVVDLLKTRARTLVYATGLPPASAAAALAALDIIESQPALTALPLAKARAFSAALDLPPAQSPIVPVVIGSAEAALEASARLEAEGFLVVAIRPPTVPDGTARLRIAFSAAHSDAEVMRLAEVVAAIRRDLAP, from the coding sequence ATGCAGAGCCTCGACGCCTTCGCCGGCGACAAGCTGACGGCCCTCGAAACCAGGAGCCTTCGCCGCCGCCTGCAGCCGACCCGGCGGCTGGAGGGTGCCTTCGTCGAGCGCGGTGGCCGCAGGCTGATCTCGTTTTCCTGCAACGACTATCTGAACCTGTCGCAGCATCCAGCCGTGCGGGCCGCCGCCGCCGAAGCCGCCCTGAACTATGGTGCCGGGGCCTCGGCCTCGCGTCTGGTTACAGGCGACCATCCCCTGCTCGGCGATCTTGAAAAGCGCCTGTCCCGGCTGAAGGGCACCGAGGCCGCCTGTGTGTTCGGCTCCGGCTATCTCGCCAACACAGGCGTGATTCCCGCCCTGATGGGCCCCGGGGACCTGATCCTGGTCGATGCCCTGGCCCATGCCTGTATCTGGGCCGGAGCCAAGCTGTCGGGTGCCCGCACGGTCGCCTTCCTGCACAATGACCTTGCGGACCTGGAGCGTCTGCTCAAGTCCGAGCGGACGACGGCGGGCCATGTGCTGGTCGCCACGGATGGCGTGTTCTCGATGGACGGCGACCTGGCACCACTGGGTCAGATTTCGGCGCTCTGTGCGCAATATGACGCCTGGCTGCTGGCGGACGACGCCCACGGGGTCGGCGTCCTGGCTGAAGGCCGTGGCACTGCGGCACTGTTTCCCGATGCGGAGGTTCCGCTTCAGATGGGGACCCTGTCCAAGGCCCTCGGATCCTATGGCGGCTATCTGTGCGGCTCCCGGGCCGTGGTGGACCTTCTGAAGACCCGGGCCCGTACCCTGGTCTATGCCACAGGCCTGCCTCCGGCCTCGGCCGCAGCTGCCCTCGCAGCGCTCGACATCATTGAGAGCCAACCGGCCCTGACCGCCCTGCCCCTGGCCAAGGCCCGCGCCTTCTCAGCCGCCCTCGACCTGCCCCCCGCCCAAAGCCCGATTGTCCCGGTGGTGATCGGCTCAGCCGAAGCGGCTCTCGAGGCCTCAGCCCGACTCGAGGCCGAAGGCTTTCTCGTGGTCGCCATTCGTCCGCCGACGGTCCCGGACGGAACAGCCCGGCTGCGGATCGCCTTCAGTGCCGCCCATTCGGACGCTGAGGTGATGCGACTGGCCGAGGTAGTCGCGGCGATCCGCAGGGACCTGGCCCCATGA
- a CDS encoding MFS transporter — protein sequence MATSGNQGAKDGVTVGRKDGMVIGAASVGTVFEWYDFYLYGSLATYITHHFFSGVNETTGYIFALLAFAAGFAVRPFGALVFGRLGDLWGRKNTFLVTMLLMGLSTFVVGLLPSYEQIGIIAPIALVAMRLIQGLALGGEYGGAATYVAEHAPANRRGLYTSFIQITATFGLFLSLIVILGTRHVIGEDAFKEYGWRIPFLISVLLLGVSLWIRLQLSESPSFQKMIDEGKGSKQPLTDSFARWGNLKIVILALVGLTAGQAVVWYTGQFYALFFLEKMLKVDGGLTNGLVAISLLIGTPFFVLFGWLSDKIGRKWIIMTGCILACLTYFPLFKSLTVAANPQLAAAVAAAPVTVVADPADCSFQFDPVGKTVFNTSCDLAKSYLAKAGVTYTNAAAPAGTVAQVRIGETVLPSFAGDTMDKAAFKDRKKAWEAELGAALKTAGYPAKADSALVNKPLVVGILTLLVIYVTMVYGPIAAMLVEMFPTNIRYTSMSLPYHIGNGWFGGFLPTTAFAMVAATGNIYYGLWYPIVVAGVTAVMGILFLKETKDVDIEA from the coding sequence ATGGCCACGAGCGGCAATCAGGGGGCGAAAGACGGTGTGACCGTTGGCCGCAAGGACGGAATGGTCATCGGCGCGGCCTCGGTGGGCACGGTCTTTGAGTGGTACGACTTCTATCTGTACGGCTCGCTGGCCACCTACATCACCCACCATTTCTTCTCGGGCGTGAACGAGACCACGGGCTATATCTTCGCTCTGCTGGCCTTCGCGGCCGGATTTGCCGTGCGCCCGTTCGGTGCCCTGGTCTTCGGCCGGCTCGGCGATCTGTGGGGCCGCAAGAACACCTTTCTGGTGACCATGCTGCTGATGGGCCTGTCCACTTTCGTCGTGGGTCTGCTGCCAAGCTATGAGCAGATCGGGATCATCGCGCCCATCGCCCTGGTGGCCATGCGCCTGATTCAGGGGCTGGCCCTGGGCGGCGAGTATGGCGGGGCGGCGACCTATGTGGCCGAACATGCGCCGGCCAATCGCCGCGGCCTCTACACCAGCTTCATTCAGATCACGGCCACCTTCGGCCTGTTCCTGAGCCTGATCGTCATTCTCGGCACGCGCCACGTCATCGGCGAGGACGCCTTCAAGGAATATGGCTGGCGCATTCCGTTCCTGATCTCGGTGCTGCTGCTCGGCGTTTCGCTGTGGATCCGCCTGCAGCTCTCGGAAAGCCCGTCGTTCCAGAAGATGATCGACGAGGGCAAGGGGTCAAAGCAGCCCCTGACCGACAGCTTTGCCCGCTGGGGCAATCTGAAAATCGTCATTCTGGCCCTGGTCGGACTGACCGCCGGTCAGGCCGTGGTCTGGTACACCGGCCAGTTCTACGCGCTGTTCTTTCTGGAGAAGATGCTCAAGGTCGATGGCGGCCTGACCAATGGACTGGTGGCGATCTCGCTGCTGATCGGCACGCCGTTCTTCGTGCTTTTCGGCTGGCTGTCCGACAAGATCGGCCGCAAATGGATCATCATGACAGGCTGTATCCTGGCCTGCCTGACCTATTTCCCGCTCTTCAAGAGTCTGACCGTAGCGGCCAATCCACAACTGGCGGCCGCCGTGGCCGCTGCACCGGTGACGGTGGTGGCAGATCCGGCCGACTGTTCGTTCCAGTTCGACCCTGTCGGCAAGACGGTGTTCAACACCTCCTGCGACCTGGCCAAATCCTATCTGGCCAAGGCTGGGGTCACCTATACGAACGCTGCAGCTCCCGCCGGGACCGTGGCGCAGGTCAGGATCGGCGAGACCGTCCTGCCGTCCTTCGCGGGCGACACGATGGACAAGGCGGCGTTCAAGGACCGCAAGAAGGCCTGGGAAGCCGAGCTTGGCGCGGCGCTCAAGACAGCCGGCTATCCCGCCAAGGCCGACAGCGCGCTGGTCAACAAGCCTCTGGTGGTGGGCATCCTGACCCTGCTGGTGATCTATGTGACCATGGTTTACGGGCCGATCGCCGCGATGCTGGTCGAGATGTTCCCGACCAATATCCGCTACACCTCGATGAGCCTGCCCTATCACATCGGCAATGGCTGGTTCGGGGGCTTCCTGCCGACCACGGCCTTCGCCATGGTCGCGGCCACGGGCAATATCTATTACGGCCTGTGGTACCCGATCGTGGTGGCGGGCGTGACGGCGGTGATGGGTATCCTGTTCCTCAAGGAAACCAAGGACGTCGATATCGAGGCCTAG